In a single window of the Lineus longissimus chromosome 4, tnLinLong1.2, whole genome shotgun sequence genome:
- the LOC135486662 gene encoding choline transporter-like protein 1 produces the protein MCGCCRSEDTKPDPDEADGTTPRNPLRNRGCTDIPMLLIFLAFIAGLIYITAFSIVNGNFRRLVYGYDSYGDTCGSENTQIINVSLSGKDLRHKNYLFYMDVLYPKTSMCICVSKCPDAFLTDIVAVKAFSNRTGSKLCDYHLLRDEYTPDKQSKRGPCPLTPIFESGPVLFRCIPSPTALLNNVTRQAWNDIIGFINESGVFQKVLADLYTSWPEMLGLCFIALVLSLLVSLFIRFVAGMIIWFVMVGSAVASTILTGVLWWVYVVYRNKLNEEEKMKVPLLDVEISNEKAFLAFSIISTILTVVLLLIIIVMRKRVALAVSLFNEAGRCLSDIPCLLFQPLFTFLILIAFLIYWVIVLAFISTADYPVIDKITGYVKYEDQAPIQYMWWYHIVALIWISEFILACEELVIAGSVAQWYFTRSKNDVSCPIGKSICRLITHHIGSAAFGAFIITLVKIPRMILMYLSKKLKGKQNKCAEFCMKCCICCLWCLEKCLKYLNRNAYIIIAIEGHSFCTSAKKAFETLVSNVLRVAAINGVGDFVLFLAKISIMASTSAIGVVIFRLRPDLHYYAVPVLLCCIFAYLVASVFLSVYEMVIDALLLCFCEDCQINDGTPGREYYMSSSLMEFVKKTSSKLDKLSRKKRDSPDGAGENLHPDMTEEKTSV, from the exons ATGTGTGGATGCTGCCGTTCGGAGGACACCAAG CCTGATCCAGATGAGGCTGATGGTACCACTCCCAGGAACCCCCTCAGGAACCGAGGATGTACAGATATCCCCATGCTCCTAATCTTCCTGGCATTTATCGCTGGATTG ATCTACATCACTGCATTTTCAATCGTCAACGGGAACTTTCGGCGTCTCGTGTACGGATATGACAGCTATGGCGACACCTGTGGGAGTGAGAATACACAGATTATCAACGTTTCGCTCAGCGGGAAAGATCTACGTCACAAAAA ctaTCTCTTCTACATGGACGTGCTCTACCCAAAGACGTCCATGTGCATATGCGTATCCAAATGTCCCGATGCTTTCCTCACGGACATCGTCGCTGTCAAGGCGTTTTCAAATCGCACCGGGTCGAAGCTGTGTGACTACCACTTGCTTAGGGATGAATACACTCCTGACAAGCAGAGTAAGAGGGGCCCTTGCCCACTGACGCCAATATTTGAAAG tggGCCCGTCTTGTTCCGATGTATACCTAGTCCAACTGCTCTACTGAATAACGTTACCCGTCAAGCGTGGAATGATATAATAGGTTTTATAAACGAGAGTGGAGTGTTCCAAAAAGTATTAGCTGATCTTTATACAAGCTGGCCCGAGATGTTGGGCTTGTGCTTCATTGCTCTAG TCTTGAGTCTTCTAGTTTCGTTGTTCATACGTTTTGTGGCTGGTATGATTATCTGGTTCGTCATGGTCGGATCAGCGGTAGCCTCAACTA TCCTGACTGGTGTGCTGTGGTGGGTATATGTTGTCTACAGGAACAAACTGAAtgaggaggagaagatgaaggTGCCATTGCTGGACGTCGAGATTAGTAATGAAAAAGCATTCTTAGCATTCTCAATCATTTCTACAATATTGACG GTGGTTCTCCTCTTGATCATCATCGTGATGAGGAAGCGGGTCGCATTGGCCGTCTCCTTGTTCAATGAAGCTGGACGGTGTCTCTCGGACATCCCGTGCCTACTGTTCCAACCTCTGTTCACCTTCCTCATTCTCATTGCCTTCCTCATCTACTGGGTGATCGTGCTTGCCTTTATCTCCACTGCAG ATTACCCTGTGATTGACAAAATCACTGGATATGTCAAATATGAGGACCAGGCTCCAATACAGTACATGTGGTGGTATCACATCGTGGCACTTATCTGGATATCTGAGTTCATCCTTGCCTGTGAGGAACTAGTCATTGCTGGCTCGGTCGCACAATGGTATTTTACCAG GTCAAAGAACGATGTGAGCTGCCCAATAGGAAAGTCGATATGTCGTCTGATAACTCACCACATAGGATCAGCAGCTTTTGGTGCATTTATTATAACTCTGGTCAAAATACCAAGAATGATACTCATGTACCTGTCGAAAAA actgAAAGGCAAACAGAACAAATGTGCTGAGTTCTGTATGAAGTGCTGCATATGCTGTTTGTGGTGCCTGGAGAAATGTCTCAAATACCTCAACAGGAATGCCTACATCATCATTG CTATTGAGGGTCACAGTTTTTGTACTTCTGCCAAAAAG GCATTTGAAACGTTAGTGTCTAATGTGTTACGTGTAGCAGCGATCAACGGTGTAGGCGACTTTGTACTATTCTTGGCCAAAATTTCAATCATGGCTTCCACATCTGCCATAGGAGTGGTCATATTTAGG CTGAGACCTGATCTTCACTATTACGCTGTTCCAGTGTTACTGTGTTGTATCTTTGCCTATTTGGTTGCTAGTGTCTTCTTGTCGGTCTACGAG ATGGTTATTGATGCGTTATTGCTGTGTTTCTGTGAGGACTGCCAGATTAATGACGGTACCCCCGGACGAGAATACTACATGAGCTCATCCTTAATG GAATTTGTGAAGAAGACCAGCTCTAAACTGGACAAACTTTCTCGGAAGAAGCGCGATTCCCCCGACGGTGCTGGGGAGAATCTTCACCCAGACATGACAGAGGAAAAGACGTCTGTTTGA
- the LOC135486663 gene encoding peroxidasin-like has product MQSLLYLAILLSLASQAAVACPGRCLCFRTTVRCMFLQLDNIPENIPTRTTILDLRFNRIKNIVPGVFKGLKNLNTLLLNNNHLESLPGQAFVGLSSLRYLYLYKNQIETIDRFAFQGLEKVEQVYIHFNRIEEIQPKTFANLPSIRRLFLHNNKLKRLPKGVFNHVPSLRRLRLDSNALICDCRMMWLAQMLQHDMRGMETAATCMEPRTMQGKSLTSVRMEEFHCKKPLLKREAKSRIDVSFGKTAYFKCQAEGDPDPEIIWFHNNITIPVEDLNEKYNVLDDGTLMIKNPEKADQGVYECVAKNDLGEAKSLGVELRYLGDDPAPRIPPAFTRAPTDAVVNEGGTVTLECYAQGAPRPTITWSKNRDTNLIRNPRFTVLPEGPLVISNIEFEDRGIYSCVARNELGLISASAGVLVQIPPRFVEVPQDIDVVEGQPASLRCRAHGYPPPNVQWIKDNIIQPTTSRQSLDALEGGSQLSFRYIRRIADRGQYDCVASSEAGTVVARAQLRVVARVPPTFTLRPRDSVAYALDEVRMPCQVQGEPQPNIRWFLGTTPLQDSDKYSFQGGALIIHNLTRRDEGRYECRASNGIDTIQSIAVLKVKDTNQEYIGDRFVNESVRAAIKEVNNAFDNTLAELYDKERTRSPSDLLTIFRLPTPSALAVTRAAEIFERTLENVLRAVAEGDKYNVTHSGAQLSYDEIISPTHLQIIANLSGCLNHRHVVECTDMCFQAQYRSHDGTCNNLQNPMWGASLTALQRMLKPRYDNGISTPAGWNKNKLHHGYKLPSARLISTQLIASNKVNEDATHTHMLMQWGQFLDHDITFTPMAVSNARFSDGRHCNETCENQSPCFPIDVPLGDPRIHRFKCLGFTRSSSMCGTGVTSGFLHRVAARQQLNQITSFIDASNVFGSSDEEANNLRDLTNERGFLKVGITPRNGRSFLPYNINAPVDCQIDPTRAHIPCFIAGDHRANEQLGLLSLHTIYMREHNRMAEVLLRYNPHWDGDHVYHETRKIIGATMQHITYSQWLPKVLGEPGMKMLGTYQGYNPSTDPSILNVFATAAFRFGHSLIQPIIYRLDEQFQQTEYGNLPLHKAFFAPYRLVEEGGVDPILRGLFHIGMKKPEPDHLLNTELTERLFRLAHAVALDLAALNIQRGRDHGLPSYNSFRQYCNLTKAQSFTDFRREIKNVDILRKLKELYGHPDNVDLWVGGLVEEPIPGSRLGPTFMCIIVDQFKRLRDGDRFWYENPGVFSAAQLTQIKQSTLARVICDNNDGTLENIQNDVFLKVSYPHGYTGCVNVPKMDLKVWTDCCRDCSRNKDVSTLTNQLRQRRSTEFSYPQDRPQEHKAAPETVVDQPDTGRSHGSTKDTMGEMDAMDVRMEGVESEVERLNQFVGKLMRKVRRLEKQLGGEKSYCTDEQGLRRQHKEIWKEDECKTCKCKYSKVRCEEEQCPWVDCEIPRLIHGQCCPVC; this is encoded by the exons ATGCAATCCTTGTTGTATTTGGCCATCCTTCTGAGCCTGGCATCCCAGGCTGCTGTAGCCTGTCCAGGAAGATGTCTTTGCTTTAGGACCACTGTTCGTTGCATGTTTTTGCAGTTGGATAACATACCAGAGAACATCCCAACTCGGACTACTATCCT AGATCTAAGGTTTAACCGCATCAAGAATATAGTCCCGGGTGTTTTTAAAGGACTAAAGAATCTTAATACTCT ATTACTGAACAACAATCATTTAGAAAGTCTACCTGGCCAGGCATTTGTGGGCCTAAGTAGTCTTAGATATCT ATAtttatacaaaaatcaaatagAAACAATAGACAGATTTGCATTCCAAGGTCTAGAAAAAGTGGAACAGGT ATACATCCATTTTAATCGTATAGAAGAAATTCAACCAAAAACTTTTGCAAATCTGCCATCTATACGACGATT GTTTTTGCATAATAACAAATTAAAGAGATTACCCAAAGGAGTATTCAACCATGTTCCATCTTTACGGAGGCT GCGTTTAGATTCCAATGCGTTAATATGCGATTGTCGAATGATGTGGTTGGCACAGATGTTACAGCACGACATGCGTGGGATGGAGACGGCAGCGACGTGTATGGAACCTCGTACAATGCAGGGGAAGTCACTCACCAGTGTCAGAATGGAGGAGTTCCATTGTA AGAAGCCTTTATTGAAGAGGGAAGCCAAGAGTCGCATCGATGTGTCGTTTGGCAAGACAGCATACTTCAAGTGTCAAGCAGAAGGGGACCCAGATCCAGAAATTATCTGGTTTCATAACAA CATCACCATCCCTGTAGAAGATCTGAATGAAAAATACAACGTCCTGGATGACGGAACCTTGATGATCAAAAACCCTGAGAAGGCTGATCAGGGCGTTTATGAGTGTGTTGCTAAAAACGATCTCGGTGAAGCGAAAAGCTTGGGTGTAGAACTAAGATATTTAG GTGATGATCCCGCCCCTCGTATCCCTCCTGCCTTTACCAGGGCACCAACTGACGCAGTGGTCAATGAAGGTGGCACTGTCACACTGGAGTGTTACGCGCAAGGTGCCCCGAGACCCACAATAACTTGGAGCAAAAATCGCGACACAAATCTTATTCGGAATCCAAGGTTTACGGTTCTTCCGGAAGGGCCTCTAGTTATCAGTAACATCGAGTTTGAAGATCGTGGGATCTACTCCTGTGTTGCCAGAAATGAATTGGGGCTAATTTCGGCGTCTGCTGGCGTTTTAGTTCAGA TACCACCAAGATTTGTGGAGGTGCCCCAAGATATCGATGTTGTAGAAGGACAGCCAGCTTCTTTACGTTGCCGAGCCCATGGCTATCCTCCGCCCAATGTCCAGTGGATCAAAGACAACATCATACAGCCTACAACAAGCCGTCAATCATTGGACGCCCTTGAAGGAGGATCCCAGCTGTCTTTTAGGTACATTCGTCGGATTGCTGACAGGGGACAGTATGATTGTGTCGCTAGCAGTGAGGCTGGGACAGTCGTTGCTAGGGCTCAGTTGCGGGTTGTTGCTAGAG TTCCTCCAACTTTTACACTTCGGCCCCGAGACTCTGTTGCCTATGCCCTAGATGAGGTGCGTATGCCGTGCCAGGTCCAAGGAGAACCGCAGCCAAACATCAGATGGTTCCTCGGCACAACTCCTCTTCAAGACTCTGACAAGTATTCCTTCCAAGGAGGGGCGCTGATTATACATAACCTGACCAGAAGGGACGAGGGGAGATACGAGTGCCGAGCCAGCAATGGGATCGACACCATACAGTCGATAGCTGTCTTGAAAGTAAAAG ATACCAATCAGGAGTACATTGGTGACCGATTTGTCAATGAATCCGTCCGAGCTGCGATCAAAGAAGTCAACAATGCATTCGATAATACATTGGCAGAACTGTATGATAAAGAACGAACAAGATCGCCATCTGATCTCTTGACAATCTTCCGATTGCCCACACCGTCTGCTTTGGCTGTGACGAGAGCAGCAGAAATATTCGAACGGACGTTGGAGAATGTTTTGCGTGCTGTTGCAGAGGGGGACAAATACAATGTGACACATTCAG GTGCTCAGCTTTCCTACGACGAGATTATTTCACCGACCCACCTCCAGATCATTGCCAACCTCTCAGGTTGTCTCAATCATCGTCACGTCGTCGAATGCACTGACATGTGCTTCCAGGCACAATATCGCTCCCATGACGGCACGTGTAATAACCTACAGAATCCAATGTGGGGAGCGTCGCTGACTGCTCTACAGAGGATGTTGAAGCCACGTTATGATAATGGAATCAGCACTCCCGCTG GTTGGAATAAAAACAAACTCCACCATGGCTACAAGCTCCCAAGTGCACGGTTAATCTCCACCCAGCTTATAGCTAGTAACAAAGTAAATGAGGACGCTACACACACTCATATGCTCATGCAATGGGGACAGTTCCTGGACCACGATATTACTTTCACTCCAATGGCCGTCAGTAATGCGCGATTCAGCGACGGCAGACACTGTAATGAAACGTGCGAAAATCAATCGCCATGTTTCCCGATTGACGTTCCGTTGGGAGATCCTCGCATACATCGATTCAAGTGTTTAGGATTTACGCGATCGAGTTCAATGTGCGGTACCGGAGTTACGTCAGGGTTTCTGCACCGTGTTGCAGCAAGACAGCAGCTTAATCAAATCACCTCTTTTATCGACGCATCAAACGTTTTCGGAAGTTCTGACGAGGAGGCAAATAATCTCAGAGATTTAACAAATGAGCGAGGATTTTTAAAAGTTGGGATTACCCCGCGTAACGGACGGAGTTTTTTGCCGTACAATATCAACGCCCCCGTTGACTGTCAAATTGACCCTACCAGGGCTCATATCCCGTGTTTTATAGCGGGAGATCATCGAGCCAATGAACAGTTAGGATTATTGTCTCTGCACACGATCTATATGCGGGAACATAACCGTATGGCGGAGGTCCTCTTACGCTACAACCCGCACTGGGATGGTGATCATGTCTATCATGAAACAAGGAAAATAATTGGTGCAACCATGCAGCATATTACATACTCTCAGTGGCTGCCGAAAGTTCTGGGTGAACCCGGCATGAAGATGTTGGGTACTTACCAAGGTTACAACCCAAGTACAGACCCATCTATCCTGAACGTTTTTGCGACTGCAGCTTTCAGATTCGGCCATTCGTTAATCCAACCAATCATTTATAGATTGGATGAACAGTTCCAGCAGACAGAATATGGGAATCTTCCCCTGCATAAGGCATTCTTTGCCCCCTACAGACTCGTCGAGGAAGGCGGGGTCGATCCAATATTGCGTGGGCTCTTCCACATTGGGATGAAAAAACCTGAGCCAGATCATCTTCTGAACACTGAATTAACGGAGCGCTTGTTTCGTCTCGCTCACGCTGTAGCCTTAGACTTGGCCGCCCTGAACATTCAGCGGGGAAGGGATCACGGGCTGCCAAGTTACAACTCATTCAGGCAGTATTGTAATTTGACCAAAGCGCAGAGTTTCACCGACTTCAGAAGGGAAATAAAAAACGTGGATATTCTGAGGAAGTTAAAGGAGTTGTATGGTCACCCAG ATAATGTTGACCTGTGGGTTGGAGGTTTGGTGGAGGAACCAATACCTGGGTCGAGGTTAGGCCCAACGTTCATGTGTATCATCGTAGACCAGTTCAAAAGGCTACGTGATGGAGACCG atTTTGGTACGAGAATCCTGGTGTGTTTAGTGCCGCCCAGCTGACCCAGATCAAACAGTCAACTCTcgcccgtgtgatatgtgacaACAATGACGGCACCCTTGAAAACATTCAGAACGACGTGTTTTTGAAGGTCAGCTATCCTCATGGTTACACAGGGTGTGTGAATGTCCCCAAAATGGACCTAAAAGTCTGGACTGATTGCTGTCGAG ACTGCAGCAGAAACAAGGACGTCTCcacattgaccaatcagctgaGACAGAGACGCTCAACTGAGTTCAGTTACCC